The proteins below are encoded in one region of Haloterrigena turkmenica DSM 5511:
- a CDS encoding aldehyde ferredoxin oxidoreductase family protein: MLHASGPLLSIDVGRREYEVEEIDDVLEAYVGGRGLGTKLAHDRTPFDADPLGPENRLYLTSGPMQHSQMSFTGRMNITSVSPLTDGLASTNAGGFLSRNFTSTGYSAVEITGQSDELIAVHVTDDGVEFEAVPELEEARVSAVTEELNDRRGLESEHLATVGPAGENRVRFASVMTSDSRAFGRGGMGAVLGAKNVKCLSFRGESTPDVEIPEDVQSEVHEGAATSDSMLKQQGTAFATDVIHDNFSLPTRYFSEQSFEGVEAISGNAVTEKKYKKGTCSSCAFACKLPTRDEETGLETEGPEFETIFSFGSSAGVGDIVDVMKSNELCDELGMDTISCGVAVSAYLAAEDEFGNADLVHDLVEKVARREGIGDTLAEGVDRFHDELGVENWTVKGLEFAGHDGRVIHGQGLSYAVANRGADHMYSTLLEQEYFGELEQEGLDGKPPALVRAENWRAFQDSAIICSHSASSGEMMETHAERLFQSDVDELLAVGERVVEHERHFNNERGMDREDDTLPYEIPDFEAGLDEYYDLRGWTQNGTISDEQLGD; the protein is encoded by the coding sequence ATGCTTCACGCATCAGGGCCATTGCTATCAATTGACGTCGGGCGACGAGAGTACGAGGTCGAGGAGATAGACGACGTCCTCGAGGCGTACGTCGGCGGCCGCGGCCTCGGGACGAAACTCGCACACGACCGGACGCCGTTCGACGCCGATCCGCTCGGCCCGGAAAACCGGCTTTACCTGACCTCGGGGCCGATGCAACACTCGCAGATGAGCTTCACCGGCCGGATGAACATCACGAGCGTGTCGCCGTTGACGGACGGCCTCGCGTCGACTAACGCCGGCGGCTTTCTCTCGCGAAACTTCACGTCGACGGGATACAGCGCCGTCGAAATCACCGGACAGAGCGACGAGTTGATCGCGGTCCACGTCACCGACGACGGCGTCGAGTTCGAAGCGGTTCCGGAACTCGAGGAAGCCCGCGTCTCGGCGGTAACCGAGGAGTTGAACGACCGTCGCGGCCTCGAGAGCGAACACCTCGCCACGGTCGGGCCGGCCGGCGAGAACCGCGTCCGATTCGCCTCGGTGATGACGAGCGATTCGCGGGCGTTCGGCCGCGGCGGGATGGGCGCCGTCCTCGGAGCGAAGAACGTGAAGTGTCTCTCGTTCCGCGGGGAGTCGACGCCCGACGTCGAAATTCCGGAGGACGTCCAATCCGAGGTCCACGAGGGCGCGGCGACGTCGGACAGCATGCTGAAACAACAGGGAACGGCCTTCGCGACCGACGTCATTCACGACAACTTCTCGCTCCCGACGCGGTACTTCAGCGAACAGTCCTTCGAAGGTGTCGAGGCGATCAGCGGGAACGCCGTCACGGAGAAAAAGTACAAGAAAGGGACCTGTTCGTCCTGCGCGTTCGCCTGCAAGTTGCCGACGCGCGACGAAGAGACGGGGCTCGAGACGGAGGGACCGGAGTTCGAAACGATATTCTCGTTCGGCTCGAGCGCCGGGGTCGGCGACATCGTCGACGTGATGAAATCGAACGAGCTCTGCGACGAGTTGGGGATGGACACCATCTCCTGTGGCGTCGCCGTGTCGGCGTACCTCGCCGCGGAAGACGAGTTCGGGAACGCCGACCTCGTCCACGACCTCGTCGAGAAGGTTGCGCGGCGAGAGGGGATCGGAGACACGCTCGCGGAGGGCGTCGACCGCTTCCACGACGAACTCGGCGTCGAGAACTGGACCGTGAAGGGGCTCGAGTTCGCCGGCCACGACGGCCGCGTGATCCACGGGCAGGGACTCTCCTACGCGGTCGCCAACCGCGGTGCGGACCACATGTACTCGACGCTGCTCGAGCAGGAGTACTTCGGCGAACTCGAGCAGGAGGGACTGGACGGGAAACCGCCCGCGCTCGTCCGAGCGGAGAACTGGCGGGCGTTCCAGGACAGCGCGATTATCTGTTCGCACTCCGCGTCGTCCGGAGAGATGATGGAGACGCACGCCGAGCGGTTGTTCCAGTCCGATGTCGACGAACTGCTAGCGGTCGGCGAGCGAGTGGTCGAACACGAACGTCACTTCAACAACGAACGCGGGATGGATCGCGAGGACGATACGCTACCGTACGAGATCCCGGATTTCGAAGCGGGACTCGACGAGTACTACGACCTGCGGGGCTGGACCCAGAACGGGACGATCTCCGACGAACAACTCGGCGACTGA
- a CDS encoding ubiquitin-like small modifier protein 1, with protein MEVVCKLYGPPREAVGEKRVRYDVETGATVEDVLETAIETHPALEESLYADDGTLRESIGVLTNRTNISQREGLATPVEEGDELLITPPIHGG; from the coding sequence ATGGAAGTCGTCTGCAAGCTGTACGGTCCGCCGCGAGAAGCCGTCGGGGAGAAACGGGTGCGCTACGACGTCGAAACCGGTGCGACTGTCGAGGACGTCTTAGAGACGGCGATCGAAACGCATCCGGCCCTTGAGGAGTCGCTGTACGCCGACGACGGGACGCTTCGCGAATCGATCGGCGTGCTCACGAACCGGACGAATATCTCTCAGCGCGAGGGGCTCGCCACGCCGGTCGAAGAGGGCGACGAACTCCTGATCACGCCGCCCATTCACGGCGGATAG
- a CDS encoding putative quinol monooxygenase yields the protein MIVQDVMFVVNATVPVNPEDRDEAKELFADVAEKSRTEDGIIDYRVSTDVDDPNLFRIFEQYEDDEAFETHMQTDHIDEFMAQLPDLLGGEVDATRFDVESSSELEF from the coding sequence ATGATTGTCCAAGACGTCATGTTCGTGGTAAATGCTACCGTGCCAGTTAACCCAGAGGACCGTGACGAAGCGAAGGAACTGTTCGCCGACGTCGCCGAGAAATCTCGGACCGAAGACGGGATTATCGACTATCGCGTCTCGACGGACGTCGACGATCCCAATCTCTTCCGGATCTTCGAACAATACGAAGACGACGAGGCGTTCGAGACGCACATGCAAACCGACCATATCGACGAGTTCATGGCTCAGCTACCGGACCTGCTCGGCGGTGAGGTCGACGCGACTCGCTTCGACGTCGAGTCGTCGTCCGAACTCGAGTTCTAA
- a CDS encoding cobalamin B12-binding domain-containing protein, with protein sequence MSTESDQRTIRCMVAKVGLDGHDRGAHVIARAFRDAGFEVVYSGLHKAPEEIVQAAVQEDVDVLGISILSGAHNTLVPKITNGLEGYGAADDTLVLVGGVIPDGDREQLRAESVDAIFGPGTSIEETIEFVRENVPER encoded by the coding sequence GTGAGTACTGAGAGCGATCAACGGACGATTCGGTGTATGGTTGCGAAAGTCGGTCTCGACGGGCACGACCGCGGCGCTCACGTCATCGCACGGGCGTTCCGAGACGCTGGCTTCGAGGTCGTCTACTCCGGACTACACAAAGCACCCGAAGAGATCGTTCAGGCGGCGGTCCAAGAGGACGTCGACGTGCTCGGCATCTCCATCCTCTCGGGTGCGCACAATACCCTCGTCCCGAAGATTACGAACGGTCTCGAGGGGTACGGTGCCGCGGACGACACGCTCGTGCTCGTCGGCGGCGTGATACCGGACGGGGATCGCGAACAGTTGCGGGCGGAGAGCGTCGACGCGATTTTCGGTCCCGGGACGTCCATCGAGGAGACGATCGAGTTCGTTCGAGAAAACGTTCCCGAACGGTGA
- a CDS encoding MFS transporter, whose protein sequence is MSYLPQAKEKLRGLRQDGRGRILLTVATGWGLTIGGRMVYPVLLPHLRSAYGLSLSSAGVLLTVLFAAYAIGQLPSGVLTDRIGEVATLVVSMGVSAAAIVLIVTAGSTLFLYASTAVYGFGIGLYAIARFTALDNVYSEHFGTAIGVTNSASEIGQAALPPVAGFLAVALGWQYGFGFTVPLFVLVACALWIYVPQRSPTETNADDALSLETGRYLCSQLSQPSIVRGTAIFVLGISIWQAFTGFYPTYLVEVKGLSSTAAGGVFGLYFALAAFVHPISGTIYDRWGLRYTFLLVGVSVVALALLPVVEGLWSLVALTVPLSALLAFGTATESYLVDALPDDVAGTGFGLLRTISFGLGAASPVLFGAAADRGFFDEVFLLLAGLAGLMVLLATQIPAD, encoded by the coding sequence GTGTCCTACCTTCCACAGGCGAAAGAGAAACTGCGAGGCCTCAGGCAGGACGGCCGCGGGAGGATCCTCCTCACCGTCGCGACGGGCTGGGGCCTGACGATCGGCGGTCGAATGGTCTATCCCGTACTATTACCTCACCTTCGAAGCGCCTACGGCCTTAGCCTCTCGTCCGCTGGCGTCCTGTTGACCGTCCTGTTCGCTGCGTACGCGATCGGTCAACTACCGAGCGGGGTGCTCACCGACCGCATCGGCGAGGTCGCGACGCTCGTCGTGAGTATGGGCGTCTCGGCAGCGGCGATCGTACTGATCGTTACCGCCGGTTCGACGCTGTTTCTGTACGCCTCGACGGCCGTGTACGGATTCGGGATCGGACTGTACGCGATCGCCAGGTTCACCGCGCTCGACAACGTCTACTCGGAGCACTTCGGTACGGCGATCGGCGTCACGAACTCCGCGTCGGAGATCGGACAGGCGGCGTTGCCGCCGGTCGCCGGCTTTCTCGCCGTCGCGCTCGGTTGGCAGTACGGGTTCGGATTTACGGTTCCGCTGTTCGTCCTCGTCGCGTGTGCGCTCTGGATCTACGTTCCACAGCGTTCCCCGACCGAGACGAACGCCGACGATGCGCTCTCCCTCGAGACCGGCAGGTATCTCTGCTCGCAGCTGTCCCAACCGTCGATCGTCCGCGGAACGGCGATATTCGTCCTCGGAATCTCCATCTGGCAGGCCTTCACCGGCTTCTACCCGACGTATCTGGTCGAGGTGAAGGGGCTCTCCTCGACGGCCGCCGGCGGCGTCTTCGGCCTCTACTTCGCACTGGCGGCGTTCGTTCACCCGATCTCGGGGACGATTTACGACCGCTGGGGGCTTCGGTACACGTTCCTGCTGGTCGGGGTCTCCGTCGTCGCCCTCGCGCTCTTGCCCGTCGTCGAGGGGCTGTGGTCACTGGTCGCGCTCACCGTTCCGCTGAGCGCCCTCCTCGCGTTCGGGACGGCGACGGAGTCGTACCTCGTTGACGCGCTTCCCGACGACGTCGCGGGCACTGGGTTCGGGCTGCTCCGGACGATCAGCTTCGGACTCGGCGCGGCGAGTCCCGTCCTCTTCGGTGCAGCGGCCGACCGTGGGTTCTTCGACGAAGTGTTCCTGCTGTTGGCCGGCCTCGCGGGTCTCATGGTTCTCCTCGCCACGCAGATTCCGGCCGACTAA
- a CDS encoding flavin-containing monooxygenase — MSSDKRAADAAQTGDTDVDAVVVGAGFSGLYMLHRLRDELGLSVKVIEKADDVGGTWYWNKYPGARCDSRSWFYCFSFDEEIRDEWQYSEKFPEQPEILEYQRFVADRLDLRRDIEFNTEVTSAAFDENAGVWNVETDDGSTISSQFFVPAVGNLSKPYLPDFDGLESFGGEWYHTAKWPEEGVDLSGKRVGLVGTGSTGIQIMPRLAERSEHLTVFQRTPNYGVPARNEPLTDEEWEEIRENYEEMWEEAHASDAGLGFDTEFDSIDEASEEEIDRALEEGWENGAQGLLNVFTDVMVNEESNERVAEFIRSKIREIVDDPEVAEKLVPTDHPYGAKRPPLTYDGYYEKYNRDDVELVDVGESPIERIETDGIRTGDSVHDLDIIVFATGFDAVTGTFEQLNIQGRNGIDLEEKWDAGPRTHLGLAVHGFPNMFMVTGPQSPSVLTNMTVAIEQHVEWISDCIEYMLDNDYSFIEPTEEAENEWNEHNDEVVDQTLFDQANSWYRGDNIPGKESTFLIYPGGLIAYNEKCDEVVENDYEGFELKRSIESAIAD, encoded by the coding sequence ATGAGCTCAGATAAACGAGCCGCTGATGCTGCGCAAACGGGAGACACTGACGTCGACGCGGTCGTCGTCGGCGCAGGTTTCTCGGGACTGTACATGCTCCACCGGCTGCGCGACGAGTTAGGACTCTCAGTGAAAGTCATCGAGAAGGCCGACGACGTCGGCGGGACCTGGTACTGGAACAAATACCCCGGCGCCCGGTGTGACAGCCGGAGTTGGTTCTACTGTTTCTCCTTCGACGAGGAGATTCGAGACGAGTGGCAATATAGCGAAAAGTTCCCCGAACAACCCGAGATCCTGGAATACCAGCGGTTCGTCGCGGATCGCCTGGATCTGCGGCGCGACATCGAATTCAACACGGAGGTCACGTCGGCCGCCTTCGACGAGAACGCGGGCGTCTGGAACGTCGAGACCGACGACGGATCGACGATCTCGAGCCAGTTCTTCGTTCCCGCCGTCGGAAACCTCTCGAAGCCGTATCTCCCCGATTTCGACGGGCTGGAGTCCTTCGGTGGCGAGTGGTACCACACGGCGAAATGGCCCGAAGAAGGCGTCGATCTCAGCGGCAAGCGCGTCGGGCTGGTCGGGACCGGCTCGACCGGGATCCAGATCATGCCGCGACTCGCCGAACGGTCCGAGCACCTGACGGTCTTCCAGCGGACGCCGAACTACGGCGTCCCCGCCCGAAACGAGCCGCTCACCGACGAGGAGTGGGAGGAGATCCGCGAAAACTACGAGGAGATGTGGGAGGAAGCCCACGCGTCCGATGCCGGGTTGGGCTTCGACACCGAGTTCGACTCGATAGACGAGGCCTCGGAGGAGGAGATCGATCGGGCGCTCGAGGAGGGCTGGGAGAACGGTGCGCAGGGCCTCCTGAACGTCTTCACGGACGTCATGGTAAACGAGGAGTCCAACGAGCGAGTCGCCGAGTTCATTCGCTCCAAGATCCGCGAGATCGTCGACGATCCCGAGGTCGCCGAGAAACTCGTTCCCACGGATCATCCGTACGGAGCCAAACGGCCACCGTTGACCTACGACGGCTACTACGAGAAATACAACCGAGACGACGTCGAACTCGTCGACGTCGGGGAGTCACCGATCGAACGAATCGAGACGGACGGGATCCGGACCGGCGACTCCGTTCACGACCTCGACATTATCGTCTTCGCCACCGGCTTCGATGCGGTGACGGGGACCTTCGAACAGCTGAATATCCAGGGACGGAACGGGATCGACCTCGAGGAGAAATGGGATGCGGGCCCGCGAACGCACCTCGGGCTCGCCGTACACGGGTTCCCGAATATGTTCATGGTGACCGGTCCGCAGAGTCCGTCCGTGCTGACGAACATGACGGTCGCTATCGAACAGCACGTCGAGTGGATCTCCGACTGTATCGAATATATGTTGGACAACGACTACTCGTTTATCGAGCCGACTGAGGAGGCGGAAAACGAGTGGAACGAACACAACGACGAGGTCGTCGATCAAACGCTCTTCGATCAGGCGAACTCCTGGTACAGAGGGGACAACATCCCCGGAAAGGAAAGCACTTTCCTGATCTACCCCGGCGGACTCATCGCGTACAACGAAAAGTGCGATGAGGTCGTCGAGAATGACTACGAAGGGTTCGAGCTGAAGCGTTCGATCGAATCGGCGATAGCGGATTGA
- a CDS encoding nuclear transport factor 2 family protein, whose amino-acid sequence MGQQDSIREVRDYQEIQGLRAGYSHTIDRAIETGDWDEFVSLYTEDAVVDYPQATLNGHDEIEEFGRDLEELYEYSMHTVQMPRLEIDGDEATGRWYMLVFYVASDGSEGHALGYYEDEYRRVDGEWLFSRVKARVQEDSDGYHV is encoded by the coding sequence ATGGGTCAGCAGGATTCGATCCGAGAGGTACGAGACTATCAGGAGATTCAGGGGCTACGCGCCGGATACAGTCACACCATCGATCGCGCGATCGAGACCGGGGACTGGGACGAGTTCGTATCGCTGTACACGGAAGACGCAGTCGTCGACTATCCGCAGGCGACGCTCAACGGCCACGACGAGATCGAGGAGTTCGGTCGCGATCTGGAGGAGCTCTACGAGTACAGCATGCACACCGTCCAGATGCCGCGGCTGGAGATCGACGGCGACGAAGCGACCGGCCGGTGGTACATGCTCGTCTTCTACGTCGCGTCCGACGGGAGCGAAGGCCACGCGCTCGGCTACTACGAGGACGAGTACCGTCGCGTTGACGGCGAGTGGCTGTTCAGCCGCGTGAAGGCCCGCGTTCAGGAGGATTCCGACGGCTACCACGTGTGA
- a CDS encoding alcohol dehydrogenase catalytic domain-containing protein, which yields MKTEVAYLEESGIDDRYESHDSIEVGEVELAEPGVNEVHVDVKACGICHSDWHVASGDNEVEHYPCALGHEGAGVVQETGDAVEHVEPGDHVALAWMPACGKCEFCASGRQELCHRGEGMLQGPQMHGDYNMHMDDGTEVSQYAYLGCFAEDVVVHKDSVVPVPKEVDLSIAALTGCGAATGFGSAQNRADIEPGDTVVQFGLGGLGASAVMSADYQGADRIVVVDPLESKREMAAEFGATHTVNPDEESPAEFVESLTDGRMADSAIFTGSVALPEEIGEAYATVRKGGELVTVSSSPLDADRIDLPVETGGLFNFTMSEMEVKGSLYGGWAPNYAIPRLLEMYQQENLPLDKLVTQTYSLNEINEGYSDMLEGKNIRGVVEFD from the coding sequence ATGAAAACCGAAGTAGCATACCTCGAGGAGAGCGGTATCGACGACCGGTACGAATCGCACGACAGCATCGAAGTGGGCGAGGTGGAACTCGCTGAGCCGGGCGTAAACGAGGTCCACGTCGACGTCAAAGCGTGCGGGATCTGTCACAGCGACTGGCACGTCGCGTCGGGCGACAACGAGGTCGAACACTACCCGTGCGCCCTCGGTCACGAGGGAGCGGGCGTCGTCCAGGAGACCGGCGACGCCGTCGAACACGTCGAACCGGGCGACCACGTCGCACTGGCGTGGATGCCGGCCTGCGGAAAGTGCGAGTTCTGCGCGAGCGGCCGACAGGAGCTGTGTCACCGCGGCGAAGGGATGCTCCAGGGGCCGCAGATGCACGGCGACTACAACATGCATATGGACGACGGAACCGAGGTGAGTCAGTACGCGTACCTCGGCTGTTTCGCCGAGGACGTCGTCGTCCACAAGGACTCGGTAGTCCCGGTACCGAAGGAGGTCGACCTCTCGATCGCGGCGCTGACGGGCTGCGGAGCGGCGACCGGGTTCGGATCGGCACAGAACAGGGCAGACATCGAACCGGGCGATACGGTCGTTCAGTTCGGGCTCGGCGGCCTCGGCGCGAGCGCGGTGATGTCGGCGGACTATCAAGGCGCCGATCGGATCGTCGTCGTCGATCCCCTCGAGAGCAAGCGGGAGATGGCTGCGGAGTTCGGCGCGACTCACACGGTGAATCCCGACGAGGAGTCGCCGGCGGAGTTCGTCGAGTCGCTCACCGACGGCCGGATGGCCGACAGCGCGATCTTTACCGGCAGCGTCGCGCTTCCGGAGGAGATCGGCGAGGCCTACGCGACGGTCCGGAAGGGCGGCGAACTCGTCACCGTCTCGTCCAGCCCGCTCGACGCCGACCGAATCGATCTGCCGGTCGAGACGGGGGGACTGTTCAACTTCACGATGAGCGAGATGGAGGTGAAAGGCTCGCTGTACGGCGGCTGGGCGCCGAACTACGCCATTCCGCGGCTCCTCGAGATGTACCAGCAGGAGAACCTCCCGCTGGACAAACTCGTGACCCAGACCTACAGTCTGAACGAGATCAACGAGGGGTACAGCGACATGCTCGAGGGGAAGAACATCAGGGGCGTAGTCGAATTCGACTGA
- a CDS encoding alpha/beta hydrolase, whose product MREDIEFEADGATLRGWLYTPDDAEEPVPTIVLAHGFSAVKEMYLDKFAEAFAEAGLGSVVFDNRNFGESDGEPRYEIDPYQQVRDYRHAITYAETREEVDADRIGVWGTSYSGGHALTVGAWDTRVDCVVSQVPLTDGLYNLRRLVRADIIGDLREQINEDRRARFRGEDPSYLPVVSEDLLGDAALPTQDSYEWFTETKEKRAPNWENEVTLKTIELMSEYAPKDHVEEISPTPLRMVIAEEDHLAVKDAAFETYERAREPKSIVTLDGGHFDAYTEGFEEASTAAIEWFDEHLGP is encoded by the coding sequence ATGCGCGAAGACATCGAATTCGAAGCGGACGGCGCTACGTTACGCGGTTGGTTGTATACCCCCGACGACGCGGAGGAACCGGTCCCGACGATCGTGCTGGCACACGGCTTCTCAGCGGTCAAGGAAATGTACCTTGACAAGTTCGCCGAAGCGTTCGCCGAGGCCGGCCTCGGATCGGTCGTCTTCGACAATCGGAACTTCGGTGAGAGCGACGGCGAACCCCGCTACGAGATCGATCCGTACCAACAGGTACGAGACTATCGACACGCCATCACGTACGCGGAAACGCGCGAGGAAGTCGACGCCGATCGGATCGGCGTTTGGGGGACGAGTTACAGCGGCGGTCACGCGCTGACCGTCGGCGCGTGGGATACCCGCGTCGACTGTGTCGTCTCACAAGTTCCGCTAACCGACGGCCTGTACAACCTTCGAAGACTCGTCCGTGCGGACATCATCGGCGATTTGCGGGAACAGATAAACGAGGACCGCCGCGCCCGGTTCCGGGGCGAAGATCCGTCGTACCTTCCGGTCGTCTCCGAGGATTTGCTCGGCGACGCAGCGCTCCCGACGCAGGATTCGTACGAGTGGTTCACCGAGACGAAAGAGAAGCGCGCGCCCAACTGGGAGAACGAAGTGACCCTCAAAACGATCGAATTGATGAGCGAGTACGCGCCTAAAGACCACGTCGAGGAGATCAGTCCCACGCCGCTCCGGATGGTCATCGCCGAGGAGGACCATCTCGCAGTGAAGGACGCTGCTTTCGAGACGTACGAACGAGCCCGCGAACCGAAAAGCATCGTCACCCTCGATGGGGGGCACTTCGACGCCTACACTGAGGGGTTCGAGGAGGCGAGTACCGCTGCCATCGAATGGTTCGACGAACATCTCGGTCCGTAG
- a CDS encoding UGSC family (seleno)protein codes for MYDPVADSEKGEQESLAPRIKSLEGKRIGLFNNGKLAATPLLEVVQERLKDEYPDATIEHYEVEHLNRIKNEDELSSIRQWADEEVDACFGAIGDCGSCTKFLVYGVNAIEEGGTPAVGLIDEGFELDWKTNARDFGRKLRFHPLSRVAEVTDKERLREQLTADALEEIVAELTRPRTDEERNGEEIVANGEK; via the coding sequence ATGTATGATCCAGTAGCTGATTCCGAAAAGGGAGAACAGGAATCTCTCGCCCCTCGGATAAAGAGTTTAGAAGGAAAGCGAATCGGACTGTTCAATAACGGGAAACTAGCAGCAACGCCGCTATTGGAAGTGGTTCAAGAACGGCTAAAAGACGAATATCCGGACGCGACGATCGAACACTACGAGGTGGAGCATCTGAATCGGATCAAAAACGAAGATGAGCTATCCAGCATCAGGCAGTGGGCCGATGAAGAGGTTGATGCCTGTTTCGGGGCCATCGGCGACTGCGGATCGTGTACGAAGTTCCTCGTGTACGGCGTCAACGCCATCGAAGAGGGCGGCACGCCAGCGGTCGGGCTTATCGACGAAGGGTTCGAACTGGACTGGAAGACGAACGCCCGTGACTTCGGGCGAAAACTGCGGTTCCACCCGCTGTCGAGGGTCGCGGAAGTCACTGACAAAGAGCGTCTTCGGGAGCAACTCACCGCCGATGCGCTCGAGGAGATCGTCGCCGAACTGACCCGTCCCCGAACCGACGAAGAGCGGAATGGAGAAGAGATCGTTGCCAATGGGGAGAAGTAG